One Legionellales bacterium genomic region harbors:
- a CDS encoding serine hydrolase, whose translation MSTFLKHSHYLLFIVSTFFVISTFANTQAIKLTPTEKKFETLEKSFDGKIGVYAIDTNNNRIISYHADEYFPVQSTSKLMAVATLLKQSEKLKNLLDQKVTYTQKDLMIYSPVTTLHVNDGLSFQALSEAVMTYSDNAAANLITKKLGRPKVVTDFAHAIGNPSFNMEHYEGELNSNPNNHEDSSTPKDMAVSLQKITLGDALMPSKRA comes from the coding sequence ATGTCTACATTTTTAAAACATAGCCACTACCTATTATTTATCGTGTCGACTTTTTTTGTTATTTCCACATTTGCTAACACGCAGGCTATTAAATTAACACCCACCGAGAAGAAATTTGAAACGCTCGAAAAAAGCTTTGATGGAAAAATTGGTGTTTATGCGATAGACACCAATAACAATCGCATTATTTCCTATCATGCCGATGAATATTTCCCAGTGCAAAGTACCTCTAAATTAATGGCTGTAGCCACATTATTAAAACAAAGTGAGAAACTTAAAAATTTATTGGATCAAAAAGTCACCTACACGCAAAAGGATTTAATGATTTATTCTCCTGTGACAACGCTACATGTCAATGATGGTCTCTCGTTTCAAGCCTTGAGTGAAGCCGTAATGACTTATAGTGACAATGCGGCGGCTAATCTGATTACCAAAAAATTAGGTCGCCCCAAAGTGGTAACAGACTTTGCCCATGCTATCGGTAACCCATCATTTAATATGGAACATTACGAAGGAGAGTTAAATTCTAATCCAAACAATCATGAAGATTCTTCTACCCCTAAAGATATGGCGGTTAGTTTACAGAAGATAACCCTTGGCGACGCATTAATGCCTTCAAAGCGAGCATAA
- a CDS encoding serine hydrolase — protein sequence MRNNTTSYRRIRQATPLGWNVADKTGSGDYGIANDIGILWSPVCKPIVLAIYTARNTADAKHRDDIVTSTTDIVLSEFAKTDQCLNFAENASK from the coding sequence ATGAGAAATAATACGACGAGCTATCGAAGAATACGCCAAGCCACGCCACTTGGATGGAATGTTGCTGATAAAACTGGCTCAGGCGACTACGGTATTGCAAACGATATTGGTATCTTGTGGTCACCCGTATGCAAACCCATTGTATTAGCCATTTATACAGCACGAAACACAGCGGATGCAAAGCACAGAGACGATATTGTGACATCAACGACTGATATCGTACTGAGTGAATTTGCAAAAACGGATCAATGTCTAAACTTTGCTGAAAATGCAAGCAAATAA